AGCTTCCCTCACCTGATTTCCAAGGGATACGTGATGCGTAGATGAGCGAGCTGATTTAGAATGTTTTTCAATAAGAAATGGTCCAAAGAAAGGTAAATCTATAACTCAATAAAAGCCACCCATTTAAACCCGTAGCAGGGAGAAATGTACTTTTAGCATAAATACTGATCTTTATTATCGATCTATTAATTCGTTGCTTACCGATTTTATAGTGTTTGCCGCTTCTTGAATTTGatctattgtactccctctgtttcaaaatataagtctttttagagattttaaatgaactatcacatacgagtgtatatagacatattttagagtgtagattcactcattttatttTGTATGTAGTCATCTGTTGGAATCCCTAAAAaaacctatatttaggaacggagtgagTAGATAGTAGTTTGCAAACTTCTCCTTCGGTAAggaaatataaaagcatttagatcacgtgatctaaaagctcttatatttctttaccgaGGGAGTACTACTCGTACTATCTCTCATAGATTTTCCTTTTGAAACTGAAGTAGAATTTTTAAGCTTCTTGACAAGACATAGAATGGTGTATATTTGTTTGCATTGAGATCTGTTTAATAGCCGGAATTTCGCTTATGCCACAAACAATCAAGACACATAGACGTCAACAGTCAATAAGTCGGCGAGCATCCACCTCCACCAATAGGAGAAGACCATTCGCGCACCGGCGGTTGCCAACACGATTCCACTACAGGTCTCCTCCTCCGGTGCCCTCCGCGCTAAACCTCGGCGTCCCCAACGAGGCCACGCGCTCCATCGCCGAGCTGAGCAGAGCTCGCATGATCCCGCGAGAGCCCCGCCACTGAGGGAGCGAGCGATGTCCGTCGCCCCGTCGGCACGCGGCGGCTGCGGTGCCGCCAAGGCCGCGCGGCGCCACCAGGCGGGGCGCGTTGGCGGAGGGAGGCGTCGCGCCGCcgtggtcctcctcctcctcgcgctggCATACGCGGCGGGGCTGCTCATGTTCGTCTTAGGGGGCGGAGGTTCTGTCGACGGCGACGGCCACGCGGGCGTGACGGTGGCATCGTTACGGCGGCGGCGCGCGCCCGCCCCGTCCCCACCGCCGCCGGGATCGGTTTACCGCAGCCACATCGTGTTTAAGCGGCTATGGCCGGACATACGCGACGACGCCGCGTCCGCTTCGACCGCCACCTCCGCTTCCGTCTCTACCTCCTCTCCATGGCGTCGCAGCATGGTGGGTGGTCTTTGTTCTTGCAGTTACCGTTCTCCCTGGGGAGATTTGGGGTTCTCGCGTGCTTGTTGCCTGCTTCTTCGGTTCGATCCTTCTACTTCTTCAGGTTTCACAATGCAGTGAACGCATTAGGCGAAATATTCGGGGAGAATTTGGGAACCCTTTTGGTGCTTTTGCTCTGATTTATCACGGGAACGACGCCCAATACATTATTGCATCGTGAGCTGGTATTCTTGGTGTGTGAGTGATTTGCGCAAAAAGTCTTAGTTCTCGATTCCTAGTTTTCCCCTTCCCGTGAGCGAGGTCATGTGCCTCTGCATTTCCGTTGTGTACGGCTACACTCGTGATCTTGGATGTACTCCTGTGTACTACTAGTATATCTCTGCTATGCCAAACAAGGAAGGTAATGTCTAGAAGTAAATATCCGTAACTCCTTACGATTCCGATGGAAGATTAACTAGAATTTTGGGCAGGCTGTGAATGCAGTCAGTGTAAATGAGCTGTTCAGTTCAGAGTTAAATCAGTTAGTATTGCTCCAAAATACTCTGAACTTAACATCTCAGAGTTAAATCACTCTAGTAATATTGCTCCAAAACACTCCAGAGTCTAGTATTGTTCAGTTCAGGTTGGGAGTATCAAATATGTTCGCAAGGAGGAACCAACTTCTTAAATCAGTCCTAAGAACTTCCAGCACATTCACTTTTGTCCATCGAACCTAACTGCTCTTATCAATAATCATATAAAAATATTTATGGTGCAGTTAATGACATCACGTTATCCAAATTCTGGAGAGCTATGGATGCCATGCGTCAAGAGGAGGCTGATTCCATCAGGTTCCGCTTTCATACCTTTTGTTATTTTTCAATAAACTAATTGTTCCCACTTGAAAGTGGAGGTTAAGCTAAATACCTGACTGGCTGGATCGTTTTTGGGCTCTCTACAGATTTGCCGACTTCAAATGGGTATCTCATAGTTGAAGCAAATGGTGGTCTGAATCAACAGCGTCTTTCTGTAAGTTCCTGGACCACGTTAGATACAGCAAGCAAGCAATACCACTGCTAGTACCTATACAAAAGTCCAGTGCCGTATGAATCCATTGACACCACTATGTAACTTGAAGTCATGTACTATCACTTGATTGAGATGGCTTTCATCAATAACTTTGTGCTGGAAAGGCATTAGTACTATCTTTGTACATACATAGGTGTATTATTCATCCAAAGATCACCGATATTTGCTTTCATCTTTTTGGTCACATGCCATCAGATCTTCTGTTGAGATATATATTTCTTCTGACCTGAGAGCTTGAGAATTAGACTCTGGTCTCTACCATTTGCTGTGACGTGGATGTCTCATTTTGTAAAGTCCTTAGAACCTTCACACTATGCTGAGTAATAATTATTGACAGTGCAGTTCCATTTTTTTTTTCTCAATACAGATCTGCGATGCAGTTGCTGTGGCCAGCTTGCTTAATGCAACTCTTGTGATCCCAATATTTCATTTGAATAACGTTTGGCGTGATCCTAGGTAACTAAGGCTATTTTGTTTGCTCACTGCTTTGTTTCTTAACATTAGATAATTGCATTTTTATATGATGGATGCCTGTCTGGAGCAGTTGTCTCTTGCTCATTGTTTTAGTGTCTGGAGCAGTTTGTTTGACTTCTAAAGTTCACTTCTGTTAGTTATAAAcccgtgaatattttttgaaattctacTTCTTGTTCTAATATGTATTGGTTCTTCCTGATGTTTTGTTTCTCAGCAAATTTAGTGATATTTTTGATGAAGATCGTTTTATCGGGACACTCAGGCAACATGTAAGAGTTGTGAAGGAACTCCCAAAAGATGTTCTGCTGCGTTTCAATCATAATATAAGCAGCATACCAAATATGCGAACTAAAGCCTACTCATCCCCAGATCATTATGTTCAGAAGGTGCTTCCGAAATTAATGGAGTTAGGGTATGGTAAACGCTCACCACCTCAGAAATAATAGGAGAGGCCTTGTTTGAGAATGGGTTTCATTATATATCTATTCTATGCAGGGTTGTGCGCATCGCCCCATTCTCGAATAGATTGGCTCAGTCAGTTCCATCGAATATCCAGGCCTTGAGGTGTTTGGTAAACTACGAGGCTCTGCGGTTTGCCGAACCAATAAGGGTTCTTGCAGACGATATGGTTGTTCGAATGATGAAAAAGAGTTCTTTGGCTGGTGGGAAATATGTCTCGGTGCATCTCCGTTTCGAAGAGGTCTCACTATACTCTCTCTTGTGAGTTAACTATTACATAGTTCTTCTGTCATACTAAAATTTGCACACACTGTTTAGGATATGGTAGCCTTTTCATGCTGTACATATGATGGTGGCCGGAAGGAGAAAATTGAAATGGAAAATGCCCGTGAAAGGAGCTGGAGAGGGAAGTTTCACCGACCTGGTCGAGTTATCAATCCCGAGGCAAACAGAAGGGATGGGAAATGCCCACTTACTCCTCTAGAGGTTAGGATTTTTTTCACTGGTTAAAGCACTTGTGTGGATGTACGTACACCCAATGATGCATTCGTATTTCAGGACATTAATTAACATCACAATAGGCCTGTTATACTAGGATTGATGTTTGTTGCTTAGTTTGTGATGCTTCAGGTCAATAATAATAACCTTTTAAGTTCAGTGCCATCAGTTGCGTCTCTTTAGTAACATTCAGAACAAATTTAGAAGCtttcaaatatgtaaaaatatacTCACTAGAGCTAATATGTTAACTGACTGAATTTGAGCAGGTTGGCATGATGCTGCGAGGCATGGGGTTTGACAATACAACCTTCCTCTACGTTGCCTCTGGTAAAATATACAATGCTGCAAAATACATGGCTCCCCTTCGCCAGATGTTCCCTCTTTTACAGACCAAGGACACTCTTGCATTGTCTGAAGAGCTTGCTAAGTTTGAGGTATTGTTTCCGCCAGCCAGCCCATCAGCCTAGCTGGATGTCGTTCTGAATGTCAGATGAATATGCATGCATTGAACTATTCATCAATTCACATTGAATTCTTCATACCGTTACTCACCAACCTATTCTCTGTAGGGGTACTCTTCTCGGTTAGCAGCATTAGATTACACCGTCTGTGTTCAGAGCGAAGTGTTTGTGACGACTCAAGGGGGAAACTTCCCTCACTTTTTGATGGGACACAGGCGTTACCTGTTAGGAGGGAATGCAAAGACAATAAAACCCGACAAACGGAAGCTGGTCTTATCTTTTGACGACCCAAATATCAGGTCAGTTTGAGCTGCCATTATATCGTCAACAAAGTATTACAAATCACACCGAATCAGTTTCAGTTTTTGAGTATATGCTGGAATCTTTCACCAAATCAAACTGCTGAAGCAGTTTGCTGCCCTTGTTATTCCTTAACCATCCAAGACTGTAGCTATTGCCTACTTTTCAGAACGCATTAGCCATGTTAACAAATTGAAATACATCTCCGAGTTGACCTTCACATACATGCTCTGAATATTTGCCCATCTTTGCTTAACGTGTAAATGGATATAGTGGTATATGAAACTCAAATTGTTTCTTTGAACTGCAGATGGAGTCGATTCAAGCACCACATGCTGGAAATACTGCACCATAGTGACATAAGGGGCATCGCATTCAGGAAACCTAATGATTCCATATACACCTTCCCAATGCCTGATTGCATGTGCCAACAAGATGGAATATGATCTAGGCTTTAGCATACATAACTGAGGGATGCATATCCTCTGCCTTTGTGCAACAAAGGCACCAAAGGCACGACATCATTGACTGCATGATCAGGATTTGATGGTCATGATGAAAACTGGAGTGAAATAAAGCATTTGGTGCTTCTCAGGAGATTCTGAAACCCTCTGGCATGCCTCAAACCGTTCGATTCTGGATATAATGGTCAAAAGGTGCCTAATGACAATGAATTCCATAGGATCAGAAATTGAGAGGATGTGAGGGATTTTGTAAAGTTAGTAATCTGTAGTAGTCCACCATATAGCAATCTCCATTTGTTCGATCTGTCTGTAGGTTGTAAAGAGAAAAGAGCTACGAGATTGGGTTGTAGATATGAGTACAACCTGAGTGCCTCGATGTATATTCGAAAGACAAAGGCTAACAACAACAAAGAAAGGAATTTTTCAATATATCATTACTCATCAATGCTTGTTCTTGCATTTCATCTTGCCCTTGACAATTCATATTTATGAGCATGTTCTTACAGTTCAGACCTaacgttcttttttctttccttggGGTATGTTTTTTTTTAAAATGATATGTACCACTTATTTGTACTTAAAAAGAGCATTCAACTATGCATAAAGTTTTTGTGCCTTGATTTTGACATTAGGGCTTGCTTGACGGGCCTGGCGTCTTTTCTGACGTCTAGGCTATGATGCGCGATTTTTGCTGGGACCCCCGGCATGTTTGTAGGCCTCCGGGCGAGATGTCCAGTTGTCTCTGAGGAACTTTAGGAGCGCGGCCTCTTGTTCTTCGCCATGGTCACCGCTGATGATCACGGTTTTCGTCGGGTCCTCGGGGTGTATTTGgagcttctttgcttcttttgGCGGCTGGAAAGGCGGCCATGGCCTGGGCTTGTGGGGTAGCGTTGCAGTGGTTGGGTCAATGGATTTCTTGATTCACTCGAGCTCTGCGGAAGCTAGGGTGACTTTGGCTTTGACATTTGCGACCTCCGCCTCTAATGCCCTTTCGGCGCTGTCGTGGATGTTGATCCCGTCGTGTGGCCATGGCATCTTGAGCTAGAGATATGTGTAGGAGGGCAGCGTCATGAACTTAGCGTAGGCCGGTCTACTGAGGGTAGCGTTGTAGCCCATGCGGAACGGTGCAACCTCAACGCAGATTGTCTTTGATCTGAAGTTTTCCTCCTTTCAGAAGACAACCTCTAGAGCTTGAGAGGATGCACCGGCCTTCCTGGTACAAAACCATAGAAGCTGATGGCgaagggtgaaggaaatatgccctagaggcaataataaagttgttattttatatttccttattcatgataaaggtttattattcatgctagaattgtattgatcggaaacttaaatacatgtgtgaatacataaacaaataccgtgtccctagtatgcctccactagactagctcgttgatcaaagatgtttaaggtttcctaaccatagacatgtgttgtcatttgataacaggatcacatcattaggagaatgatgtgatggacaagacccacccgttagcttagcataatgatcgttcagtttattgctattgctttcttcatgtcaaatacatattccttcgactatgaaattatgcaactcccggataccggaggaataccttgtgtgctatcaagcgtcacagcataactgggtaatcataaagatgctctacaggtatctccaaaggtgtttgttgagttggcatagatcaagattaggatttgtcactccgagtatcggagaggtatctctgggccctctcggtaatacacatcataagcttgcaagcaaatgactaaggagttagttactaggtgatgtattacggaacgagtaaagagacttgtcggtaacgagattgaactaggtatagagataccgacgattgaatctcgggcaagtaacataccgatggacaaagggaattacgtatgttggcataatggttcgaccgataaagatcttagtagaatatgtaggaaccaatatgggcatccaggttccgctattggttattgaccggagaggtttctcggtcatgtctacgtagttctcgaacccgtagggtccgcacgcttaacgttcattgacaatatagtgctatatgagttatatgatttggtgactgaatgttgttcggagtcccagatgagatcacggacatgacgaggagtctcgaaatggtcgagaggtgaatATTGATATATAGAACGATGATATttagacaccggaagagtttcagagtacaccgggtagtcatcggggcaccggaaggggttccggacacccccggcaagtgtatgggccttatgggccaaagggggagaagcacaccagcccacaaggggctggtgcgccccttccaCCCCTTGCCCACGTACCAAagagggagggaaggaaggggaaggcgCCCCAAAGGCAGCCAacccccctttcctccccccatACACAAATATGAAAAAGGGGGATTCGGCCAGGGCAGCCGCCGGCCACTTGGggcgccctaggggctgcctcccccctccacctatatatatgagaggaaggagaggggcaacacacaccacgattccctagccgtgtgcggcgccccctccctctagttcgtccctcggtcatattttcgtagtgcttaagcgaagccgtgtggagataacttcaccatcactgtaACCATGCGgacgtgctgccggaactcatctactactttgcccgtcttggtggatcaagaaggcgaggaagtcaccgagctgaacgtgtgcagaactcggaggtgccgtacgttcggtacttgatcggttggatcgcgaagaaagttcgactacatcaaccttgttgtcaaatgcttccgcttatggtctacga
This window of the Triticum aestivum cultivar Chinese Spring chromosome 5D, IWGSC CS RefSeq v2.1, whole genome shotgun sequence genome carries:
- the LOC123120065 gene encoding O-fucosyltransferase 9 — its product is MSVAPSARGGCGAAKAARRHQAGRVGGGRRRAAVVLLLLALAYAAGLLMFVLGGGGSVDGDGHAGVTVASLRRRRAPAPSPPPPGSVYRSHIVFKRLWPDIRDDAASASTATSASVSTSSPWRRSMLMTSRYPNSGELWMPCVKRRLIPSDLPTSNGYLIVEANGGLNQQRLSICDAVAVASLLNATLVIPIFHLNNVWRDPSKFSDIFDEDRFIGTLRQHVRVVKELPKDVLLRFNHNISSIPNMRTKAYSSPDHYVQKVLPKLMELGVVRIAPFSNRLAQSVPSNIQALRCLVNYEALRFAEPIRVLADDMVVRMMKKSSLAGGKYVSVHLRFEEDMVAFSCCTYDGGRKEKIEMENARERSWRGKFHRPGRVINPEANRRDGKCPLTPLEVGMMLRGMGFDNTTFLYVASGKIYNAAKYMAPLRQMFPLLQTKDTLALSEELAKFEGYSSRLAALDYTVCVQSEVFVTTQGGNFPHFLMGHRRYLLGGNAKTIKPDKRKLVLSFDDPNIRWSRFKHHMLEILHHSDIRGIAFRKPNDSIYTFPMPDCMCQQDGI